In one Gracilinanus agilis isolate LMUSP501 chromosome 6, AgileGrace, whole genome shotgun sequence genomic region, the following are encoded:
- the SOD3 gene encoding extracellular superoxide dismutase [Cu-Zn] produces the protein MLPVLSATIILSVFVSCATVELNGEQINDIQKKVSDLWHRLIYLKPVTSDRDDHIVYATCQVKPSSTLEANKPRVTGQVLFKQLYPDGKMEVFFDLEGFPADTRNATGRAIHIHSFGDLSNGCDGTSSHYNPHGVAHPFHPGDFGNFLVKDGKIRKSRSNTSASLFGPHSVLGRAIVIHEQEDDLGKGGNKGSLEHGNAGKRLACCVIGICGPELWNKAAMDNAARKKRRRESECKTA, from the coding sequence ATGCTTCCAGTCCTGAGTGCCACCATCATCCTGTCTGTCTTTGTGTCCTGTGCCACAGTGGAACTAAATGGGGAGCAGATAAATGACATCCAGAAAAAAGTCAGCGACCTCTGGCATAGGCTCATCTACCTGAAGCCAGTCACTTCAGACCGTGATGATCACATTGTCTATGCCACCTGCCAGGTAAAGCCTTCTTCTACTTTGGAGGCCAATAAACCCCGGGTGACAGGGCAAGTTCTATTTAAACAGCTCTACCCAGACGGGAAGATGGAAGTCTTCTTTGATCTGGAAGGGTTTCCAGCAGATACCAGGAATGCCACTGGCAGAGCTATCCACATTCACAGCTTTGGAGATCTCAGCAATGGCTGTGATGGAACCTCCAGCCACTATAATCCTCATGGGGTAGCCCACCCCTTCCACCCAGGAGACTTTGGGAACTTCCTGGTGAAGGATGGAAAGATCAGGAAGTCCCGATCCAACACTTCTGCTTCCCTATTTGGGCCCCACTCTGTTCTCGGCAGGGCCATTGTAATTCATGAGCAAGAAGATGACCTTGGCAAAGGTGGAAACAAAGGCAGCCTGGAGCATGGCAACGCTGGGAAGCGCCTGGCCTGTTGTGTCATTGGCATCTGTGGACCAGAGCTCTGGAATAAGGCCGCAATGGACAATGCCgcgaggaaaaagaggaggagagaaagtgaaTGTAAGACTGCCTGA